The Thermosinus carboxydivorans Nor1 DNA segment ATGTTGCCACGCCTGGAAAAAGGTAGCCGCCGACAACGCCAACCGTCATCGCCAGGAAAATCCACAGGGTTAAGTAACGATCTAAAAAGGACAGCCCGCCTTGTGGTTTGGTCATTCTTCTTCCTCCTCTTGCTGAATTTGGTACGGCGAACAAGGCCTGCGCCTCGCCTCGCCCTCATCCAGCCGCCTAATCTGCGTTAAAAACGCTTCAATCAACCTAAACGCTTCCGGATTTAAACTATAAAATACCCATTTGCCTTCCTTGGCATCGTCGATTACGCCGGCCTGCCGCAATATTTTCAGATGGTGGGATATGGCCGGCTGCGACAGCTTAAACGCGTCCATAATCTCGCACACGCAAAGCTGGCGTCCTCTAAGCATCTTTACGATTTCCAGCCTTGTTTCATCACCTAATGCCTTGAAAATCTGGGCTAAATCTTTCACGCCATGCACCACTTTCGCTTACCAATTTTATGAGGGGCAAGCACAATGCTTTACAATTACCCTCTTAATATTTTGGGTTCCATATAGTAATATCTGCGGAACAACAAGATGAACATGCAGGTTTTGGGACAAAGTCCATAGCAAATTACTTTAACATATTTAAAAACTTAAATCTATTTATATGATAAC contains these protein-coding regions:
- a CDS encoding ArsR/SmtB family transcription factor; the protein is MKDLAQIFKALGDETRLEIVKMLRGRQLCVCEIMDAFKLSQPAISHHLKILRQAGVIDDAKEGKWVFYSLNPEAFRLIEAFLTQIRRLDEGEARRRPCSPYQIQQEEEEE